In the genome of Flavobacteriaceae bacterium YJPT1-3, the window TCGCCAAGGCCCTAAAACAAAAATGGGAAACTACGGCGACCGGTTTGCCGCAGATCAATGCAAACATTGATTATCAAAATCAATTAAAACAGCCGGTGACCTTGATTCCCGGTGAGCTTACCGGCGGAGAACCGGGCACTTTTGTTCCGGTGGTCTTTGGCGTACAACAAAGCGCTAACCTGACCGCTACCCTTTCTCAGCTCATCTTTGATGGATCGTATCTGGTCGCCTTACAGGCTTCAGCCGCCTTTCTTCGCTTTTCCGACAATGCCGCTGAAAAAACGGCGCTGGAAGTGCGCAAAGGAGTGATCAATGCTTACGGAGGTGTACTATTGACCCAAGAAAACATTCGGATCCTTGAAAAGAACATCGAGACCCTAGAGAAAAATCTATTCGAAACCCGAAAGATCTATGAAAATGGTCTGGCCGAAGAAGAAGATGTTGAACAACTGCAAATCACTTCGAGTCAACTCCAAAATCAACTCAACAATGCGAGACGACAGGAGGAGATCGCCAAGCAAATGCTCAACTTAGCCTTGGGTATCCCTGTAGAGACCCTCGTGCTCCTAGAGGATGATTTGGAAGCCTTAGCGATGGAGAACATCACTCTTTCCTTAATGGATCAGAATCTCAATTACGAAGAGAATATCGATTATAAAATCGCCTACAATCTGACCGAGCAACGGGAGCTCGAGGCCAAATTGGAAAAAAGCAAGGCCTTGCCAACCCTCAGCGGCTTTATCAATTACGGCACCTCTGCTTTTGACGATGAGTTCGTCTTTTTCGACAGCGACACACGTTGGTTTCAATCGTCCATCGTTGGGGTCAACATGAGCATTCCTATTTTCAGCTCCCTGCAACGCACTGCA includes:
- a CDS encoding TolC family protein; amino-acid sequence: MKHLLYLLVVVLAFAKAEAQEPMPQQRYSFNLEEAIAFAIDSNYTAINARRDIAKALKQKWETTATGLPQINANIDYQNQLKQPVTLIPGELTGGEPGTFVPVVFGVQQSANLTATLSQLIFDGSYLVALQASAAFLRFSDNAAEKTALEVRKGVINAYGGVLLTQENIRILEKNIETLEKNLFETRKIYENGLAEEEDVEQLQITSSQLQNQLNNARRQEEIAKQMLNLALGIPVETLVLLEDDLEALAMENITLSLMDQNLNYEENIDYKIAYNLTEQRELEAKLEKSKALPTLSGFINYGTSAFDDEFVFFDSDTRWFQSSIVGVNMSIPIFSSLQRTARTQRAEIALDQAQTDLEQTIQEINLSLNTARSDYRFAIENYETSKRNLQLAERIENKNQIKFTEGIGSSFDLRQAQVQLYTAQQELLQAMLNVIQAKAELETILNLPNLNITIQN